The Helianthus annuus cultivar XRQ/B chromosome 15, HanXRQr2.0-SUNRISE, whole genome shotgun sequence genomic sequence ACTTAAACTCTCTGATTTTAGGCTTTACAATTAGATTCTCTAGAGCGTGTAATTTTGAAGGAATTTTCTACATCAAAATTCTTGTTGAAAGTTGCGTGTTTAAggggtattttttttttataaaaattactacaatatcattccacacgaaaaagggcaattacaaagcaatggcaggtagtcgggcaacaagttgcgccgccacccccttttgaatagaaaaaccaattctactaaatacaaagtttgaaacctttagcgacgaagaattactattaacgactttttgaacccaattcaaaagtcgcacagcatcaggagcgagaccaccaaaggtatcaaacgcaaacgggacgaacacatgttgattctccaggcaggctttctcatgttttgccacATCGCTTgcctctgccttgagcaccgcttgccctacgacaaagcccttgGGTTATATTTAAACCTGCTAGGCTATTTGGGTTATATTTTATTGAATCGGGTCAAAAGCTTAAGCTATAAAAAAATTAGCTAAAATGTAAGGAGGGTCAAACAGGTTAAAAGTCACCCGAAGTATACTATACCTCCCATGTAAACTTATCCAAAAAAGTggatatatatttaataaaagcTTAATACACGTAtctaaataataatattttaattatatatgaTATTACAAAGGTAGTCAAAAAGAGTGTTGGCCGTTGGGCATTGACCTGTCTAAAAAATTACCTGTTTTGACTTGTTAGACCCAAGCAATCAACCAACTGTAAAGTTATATGTTTAAAACCGACCGgctaaagcttctcttttctggTTTCCTCTGTAGAAAACATCTGCTGCATCAGACATACAAGAAGAGGAGTCGTATCTTGAAGAATCCGATGAAGAAAATAGCCATTTTTCAGACACTTCATATGTCGATTTTCTTTATTTAGAGTCGGAAGAGTCACCAGACACAGCTGATAAGTACGCGCTGAATCAATCCATACAACAATCTGATGCCAGCAACCGAGAACTCAATAAACTCGCACATTCACCGGTATCCGTTCTTATGCAGTATGTTAACACAGAGAATCAGTTGGACGAAACGTTATCGATATGTAGGGTATGGAGGAAGTTGCCTGATGATGCAGAGGCATCCCTCACTAGCAGCGTGTTCGGCCGTGtgcttgactttgactttgactttgatgcTAAGTCTGAGTCAGATGATCTCACAACATCAGAATCTTCCACTTATGAACATGTAGATCATGGATCGTTGAATAATACTAAAACGGATTCAGGACATTTGTTGGTGTCGGTGAAGGATGATGTCACAAATATTGCAGACAGTATGCAAGAAAATGTGGCGGGTAAAGAGTCGAATGACAAGTTGATGAAAATGGATGATCCAAAATTGACTGACGACATCGATGACGTGTTTGATGATCTCAGCGGTGTTAAATTTAGTGAAAGATATAATAGCTGTGCTGAAGATACAAGTAAAGCTGCTACCAAGGTATCTTCATATTATGcttagagtaaaatgtcattttcgtccctgaggtttggccagttttgcgactttcgtccaaaggtttgtctTTCCGCATCTTGATCctaaaggtttgaaatcttgtcatctTCATCCgcctcgttaactccatccatttttcttcgttaagtcaggggtatttccgtcttttttgttaacttaaaggacaATTCGGTCCTTTTcagggtattcggtctttttacataaagtgaaaaagactgaatgccctttaagttagcaaaaaagatgGAAATACACCTGACaaaacggagaaaaatggatggaatcaacgagccagatgaaaatggcaagatttcaaaccttttggatccagatgtgaaaaaaacaaacctttggacgaagtcgcaaaactggccaaacctcaatggcgaaaatgacattttactctaatgCTTAAAAAAATTTCATATTTTTGTTCTCAAAGGTCAAACATCCCAATGATATAAATAAGAAAAAATCCAATTTCTTTTTCATAGCTATACTCCTCCTTTCTTTGAATCTTCTTAACTCCCACTATTTTTTATGAACAAACATGAGCACTCATATTGTACCGATCAGTTAAGGAAAGAAGACTTTTTTTTTGGTATGCAGGATGAAAGAAAAGATGACGGTTTGGCAAAAGCAGGCACCGAAGAGAAAAACGTCACAAGGGCTTTTAACTCGGAGAAAAAACCAAACTTCATGGCGCCATTAATTAAAACAGTAGCCAAAGGCACGGCACTTATCGGCATTATGTTTTTGCTTCACCTCAGGTTCGTTCTAAACCACAAACTAGCAACcctaattgattatttgattgtacG encodes the following:
- the LOC110910552 gene encoding uncharacterized protein LOC110910552 isoform X1, with the translated sequence MAVDNSSSSPSFRELDDVFLQSQARIWLGEVLRTRFDEQISIGDLLSDGELLFEVSKALWNMLLQKYMELKNYKARMFVPVDTRKSIGRYRPYANVDSFLKVCKVMGLSGVDLFSPSDVVEKKNTRKVCVCIRSLSTKARSKRLNVPDFDVVTSTVAMSTDAVRCIRRSLELSSMSSVTCGPSNHARLKSRQKTSAASDIQEEESYLEESDEENSHFSDTSYVDFLYLESEESPDTADKYALNQSIQQSDASNRELNKLAHSPVSVLMQYVNTENQLDETLSICRVWRKLPDDAEASLTSSVFGRVLDFDFDFDAKSESDDLTTSESSTYEHVDHGSLNNTKTDSGHLLVSVKDDVTNIADSMQENVAGKESNDKLMKMDDPKLTDDIDDVFDDLSGVKFSERYNSCAEDTSKAATKDERKDDGLAKAGTEEKNVTRAFNSEKKPNFMAPLIKTVAKGTALIGIMFLLHLRNRSPGNTSQIHWKSSGVGFLKMKEEKGSKIYPVDKFKFED
- the LOC110910552 gene encoding uncharacterized protein LOC110910552 isoform X2; its protein translation is MAVDNSSSSPSFRELDDVFLQSQARIWLGEVLRTRFDEQISIGDLLSDGELLFEVSKALWNMLLQKYMELKNYKARMFVPVDTRKSIGRYRPYANVDSFLKVCKVMGLSGVDLFSPSDVVEKKNTRKVCVCIRSLSTKARSKRLNVPDFDVVTSTVAMSTDAVRCIRRSLELSSMSSVTCGPSNHARLKSRQKTSAASDIQEEESYLEESDEENSHFSDTSYVDFLYLESEESPDTADKYALNQSIQQSDASNRELNKLAHSPVSVLMQYVNTENQLDETLSICRVWRKLPDDAEASLTSSVFGRVLDFDFDFDAKSESDDLTTSESSTYEHVDHGSLNNTKTDSGHLLVSVKDDVTNIADSMQENVAGKESNDKLMKMDDPKLTDDIDDVFDDLSGVKFSERYNSCAEDTSKAATKDERKDDGLAKAGTEEKNVTRAFNSEKKPNFMAPLIKTVAKGTALIGIMFLLHLRSPGNTSQIHWKSSGVGFLKMKEEKGSKIYPVDKFKFED